AGCTTCAGGGCGATGCCGGGCAGCGGCACGCTGGTGACGAGGATGTCGAACCAGAGCCGGGCGGCACCGCCGACCAGCGGTCCGCCGAGCCGGTGGCCGAGCGCCGGGACGTGGTCGGCGAGCAGCGCGACGGCGCCCGCGCCCCGGTTGGGGCCCGCGTCCTTGTTGCGGTCCATGGCGGTGCGCACCGCGGCCAGGCGGCGCAGCGGCTCGGGGTCGTCCACCGGAAGCCGTATCAAGTAGCCGGAGAGCCGGTTGCCCTGTGGGTGCGCGGTGCGGGGGCGGCGTTTGGAGACGGGGATCAGGGCGCGCGGGGCGACGCCCTCGCTGCCGTCGCCGCGTTCGTCGAGCCAGCGGCGCAGTGCGCCGGCGACGACCGCGATGGTGACGTCGTTGACGGTGCCGCCGACGGCCTTGCGGATCAGGTGCACGTCGTCGATGTCGACGACGACCCCGGCGGTACGGCGGGTGCCGCTGGGCTCGGCGGTCAGCGCCAACGACGAGCGCACCGCCAGCGTCGACACGGCGACGGAGGCGCCGATGTCCAGTGCCCGGCCGACGTCGGACAGGGCGCCGCGCACCAGCCCCGGCAGCCTGCGCACATCGGGCAGCCGTCGGCGCGAGGGCTCCTCCGGGCGAGGTTTGCGCGCGGGCAGGTCCATCGGGTCGAGGACGGCGGCGGCGAGCGTCAGCGCCCGCAGTCCGTCGGCGAGGGCGTGGTGGAACTTGAACAGCACCGCGAAGGACACGCCGTCCTCGCCCGGCAGGACATGCGCCTCCCACGGCGGCCGGCCGCGCTCCAGCGGGCGCTCCATGAGCCGTCCGGCCACCGCCTGGAAGTCGGCGGTCGGGGCGTGCAGCCGGACGTGGTCGAGCGGGTCGAAGTCCGGCGCGGGCTCGCGGGCGGCGCCGCCGAAGGAGAACGGCTGGAGGAGGCCGCGCGGCTGCCAGGCGTCCCGGATGCGCATCCGCAGCCCCGGCACGGCGGCGGCTCGCGCGGCGAGCAGGTCGGCCGCGTGCGCCCCGGCGGTGGGCGAGTGTGCCTCGAAGACCCCGAGCGCAGCCAGGTGCATGGGGTTCTCGGCGGACTCGATGTTCCAGAACGCCAGGTCGAGGGGTGCGAGCAGGTCAGAAGTCAATGGCTTGCCTCGCGTCGACGAAGGGGTGGACCAGCAGTCAATCGCCCTCTGGCGATTACAGTCAAGTACGATCAAGCTACGCTCAGTTAACGACAGATTAAGTCCCGCCTCTCGTGAAAGGGGCGGGACTCATGGTGCATATGAGGTCACTCCACCACGGGTAGCGGCACCGGGCATCCCGAGCGCGTCACCCGGGAGGCGTCATGGACCGGCGCCCCGGACGCGGCGAGAAGCCCGTTCGGCCCATCGAGCTCGAGCCGCCATCACCCTCTCGGCGGCGATCGAACACGCGACCGGAGTGCGCCTCCGCGGCCAGGGCAAGTCCGGATCCGAACCCCGGCCGGTCAACTCACCTCCGCCGAAGGTTGGTTGACAGCTCATCAGTTGGGGAATCAAGTACAACTTTACGATTTCTTGGTGTAGGTCGGCCGCCGATTGCGTGAGCCTCGTGGGCACCACGCGGTGACTCCGGCCCCAGCGGTACCAACGGATCCGTCACCGTCCCCCCACGTATGGCGAGAGGCAGCACAACCATGACGAGGAACCGCGCACTGCGGTACGGCGGCCGCACCCTGGCGCTGGCGACGACGGCGATCGGGATGATCGCCGCGGCCGTGCCCGCCGCGGCCGAGGAGCAGCCCACCACGGAGCAGATCATGGCCGACTGCGCTTCCGGCGAGGGCAAGTGCAGCTTCAACGCGCCGGAGATCGGCCAGGCCTACCTCGGCGAACCCCGTCAGGTCTCGGAGCTGCTCTACAACTGCACCGCCTCGCCCGCCTCCCAGTCGATGGCGTGGGCCGACACCGTGGGCTCCTCCCACTCGGTCGGAGGCTCGGTCACCGTCGGCGGTGGCATCGAAGGGATCATCACCGCCAGCGTGACCGCGACCTACAGCTACACCTGGCAGAGTTCCCGAACGGAGACGAGCACCTTCACCGTGAGCGTCCAGCCGGGTGAGGTGGGCTGGATCTCCCGCTCCCAGGTGATGCAGCAGATATCCGGCACGTGGCAGACGCACTACGACGACCCCAAGTGGGGCCACTACTACTGGTTCGTGCCGGACGTGGTCACCAGCCCCGCCCCGAACGGTACGGACGGCAAGCACAACGCGGTCGTGGTGAAGTCCCGCAAGATGACGGCGGACGAGAAGAAGCTCTGCTCCAGCGGCGCGACCCGGGGCGAGGTCTTCACCCGCTGAGCCCGTCGAAGAGGTGGCCCGCCGTACGGTGGGCCACCCGCGGACCACTAGGGCACCCGCTGCCCCTTCCCCAGCGCGATCACGCCTCCCTTGGAAACGGTGTACAGCTCGGCATCACGCTCCGGATTGACGCCGATCGTCGCGCCCGGGGGGACGTCGACGTTCTTGTCGAGCACCGCGCCGCGCACCACCGCGCCCCGCCCGATGTGCACGTTGTCGTGCAGCACCGACCCCTGCACCACCGCCCCGGGGTCGACCACCACTCCCGGCGACAGCACGGACCGCGTGACCTGCCCGCGGATCAGGCAGCCGGCGCTGATGATCGACTCGCTGGCCATGCCGCCCGCGTTGAAGCGGGCCGGGGACAGCTGGCCCGAGTGGGTGTAGATGGGCCAGCTGCGGTTGAAGAGGTTGAAGGCGGGGCGCTCGGCGATCAGGTCCATGTGGGCGTCGTAGTACGCGTCCAGGGTGCCGACGTCCCGCCAGTAACCGCGGTCGCGGTTGGTCTCGCCGGGGACGTGGTTGGCACTGAAGTCGTACAGCTGGGCCTCGCCCCGGTCGGTGAGCTGGGGCAGGATCGAACCGCCCATGTCGTGCACGGAGTCCTCGTCCTCGGCGTCCCGCTGGAGCGCCTCGACGAGGGTCTTGGTGGTGAAGATGTAGTTGCCCATCGAGGCGTAGACGCAC
The DNA window shown above is from Streptomyces chartreusis and carries:
- a CDS encoding wax ester/triacylglycerol synthase family O-acyltransferase, with translation MTSDLLAPLDLAFWNIESAENPMHLAALGVFEAHSPTAGAHAADLLAARAAAVPGLRMRIRDAWQPRGLLQPFSFGGAAREPAPDFDPLDHVRLHAPTADFQAVAGRLMERPLERGRPPWEAHVLPGEDGVSFAVLFKFHHALADGLRALTLAAAVLDPMDLPARKPRPEEPSRRRLPDVRRLPGLVRGALSDVGRALDIGASVAVSTLAVRSSLALTAEPSGTRRTAGVVVDIDDVHLIRKAVGGTVNDVTIAVVAGALRRWLDERGDGSEGVAPRALIPVSKRRPRTAHPQGNRLSGYLIRLPVDDPEPLRRLAAVRTAMDRNKDAGPNRGAGAVALLADHVPALGHRLGGPLVGGAARLWFDILVTSVPLPGIALKLGGHAVTEVYPFAPLARGQSLAVAISTYRGRVHYGLVADAEAVPDLDVLARALSEEIAALITACAP
- the glgC gene encoding glucose-1-phosphate adenylyltransferase yields the protein MRRGGPSVLGIVLAGGEGKRLMPLTADRAKPAVTFGGTYRLVDFVLSNLVNADILRICVLTQYKSHSLDRHITTTWRMSSLLGNYVTPVPAQQRLGPRWYLGSADAILQSLNLVHDERPEYVAVFGADHVYRMDPRQMLAQHIEGGAGVTVAGIRVPRAQSPSFGVISPDSDGQTVDRFLEKPADPPGLADDPECVYASMGNYIFTTKTLVEALQRDAEDEDSVHDMGGSILPQLTDRGEAQLYDFSANHVPGETNRDRGYWRDVGTLDAYYDAHMDLIAERPAFNLFNRSWPIYTHSGQLSPARFNAGGMASESIISAGCLIRGQVTRSVLSPGVVVDPGAVVQGSVLHDNVHIGRGAVVRGAVLDKNVDVPPGATIGVNPERDAELYTVSKGGVIALGKGQRVP